AGCACGCTGGGATCCCTGCTATACGGTGAGAAGCCGGGCCGGCTTGACGCGCTATCACTTGTTTTATTGTTATTAGCATTATCAATGATTGGTTTTGAAACCTGTAAGGAGTCGCAGGGTTTGACAGGGTTTGCAGCAGGCTTAGGCTCCGGCATATCATACGGTTTATACATTTCAATCGCGAGGAACTACTCCAGGAGAAACGGCGCGTTGAATGTTTCACTCGGGGCAATGCCGTACGCAGCTTTAATAACCACAATACTCACACTTGTTGTTCCAGGTTTCCGCGTGAAGACAGTTGTAAACTACGCCGCGGTTGCCGCGGGGATCTATTTAGCAATTTTCTGCACGATTCTACCTTACCTATTACTCTCCAAAGGACTTGAGAAAGTTAAGGCTTCAACAGCATCCCTGATAGGCGTTTTAGAGCCGGTCTTGGCAGCGGTTTGGGGCGTGTTCTTTCTAGGGCAGATTCCTTCAACAAACCTTACCCTAGCCTACGCGCTGATAACGTTCTCATCCCTTATGCAAGTCTTTTTCAAGCAATATTGATTACAATATGGTGTTTTAACGGGAAAATATTGGTTAACATGGAAGAACCGTTTGAAAGCGGTTTTGCCGCATCTGGTTTACTTATTGAAAAACATTCAATGCGAAAATTAATTATCTGATTTTAAAAGTTAAGTAAACCCCAACACATATTATATCGTAGGTGTTATGATGATTGTTGGAATAATTGGAACTGGAAACATGGGGTCCAGCCTAGCCGAGTGCTTGACGGGTAGAAATGTAGAAGTAGCATTGTTCAACAGGACAAGATCAAAGGCTGAAGAACTAGGTAGGAGGCTAGGGGCCCGAGTATACGATTCTCCTTCAGAGCTTGTTGAAAATGTTGAAGCCGCGATTGCCTTTGTAAGGGATGATCAAGCGTTGAGAACAGTATTATTCAGCATTGCGTCAAAGAGCGGGAAGATCGCTGGAAAAGTTTTCATAAACGCTAGCACCGTCACACCTTCTACCAGTCTGGAGGCTATGGAGATTCTCGGGTTAAAAGGAATTGACTATGTTGAAGCACCTGTTTTCGGAAGCACGAGTGAGGCGCGAGAGTGCAGGCTGATCTCAATGG
This region of Thermosphaera aggregans genomic DNA includes:
- a CDS encoding DMT family transporter, with amino-acid sequence MRVVKHKLYVLSAAVLWSTIGVASVYSTDPALAALVRAWGAGAVSLIVFRSRSFSSIISGVFLGALFILFSLSAVSAGVGVAAFLLYTAPLWSTLGSLLYGEKPGRLDALSLVLLLLALSMIGFETCKESQGLTGFAAGLGSGISYGLYISIARNYSRRNGALNVSLGAMPYAALITTILTLVVPGFRVKTVVNYAAVAAGIYLAIFCTILPYLLLSKGLEKVKASTASLIGVLEPVLAAVWGVFFLGQIPSTNLTLAYALITFSSLMQVFFKQY